One window of the Rhipicephalus microplus isolate Deutch F79 chromosome 2, USDA_Rmic, whole genome shotgun sequence genome contains the following:
- the LOC142790670 gene encoding uncharacterized protein LOC142790670 codes for MKLIRRLSPSQGEKVRHLLQHEELGDRKPSQLLRYMRDRLGSTPVDDSFVRITWLQRLPSHAQAILQVQPNLPPDQLSDIADQFGEISLPALPLTVNAVDTPQSSSALARRLDEIAHQLDSIQRRLDQSPNLRRQTRSQSQDNNAASSHGNDNGPCYYHRRFGDKALKCQPPCSAGRQGNFNGNP; via the coding sequence ATGAAACTGATCCGCCGGCTTTCACCTTCACAAGgcgagaaggtgcgtcacctactcCAGCACGAAGAACTCGGTGACCGCAAGCCATCGCAGCTCCTGCGTTACATGCGCGACCGTTTGGGCAGCACCCCGGTCGACGACTCCTTCGTCCGTATCACCTGGCTTCAGCGTCTACCCTCACATGCACAGGCCATCCTCCAGGTGCAGCCGAATCTGCCGCCGGACCAGCTCTCTGACATCGCTGATCAATTCGGCGAGATTTCGTTGCCAGCATTGCCTCTCACCGTCAACGCCGTTGACACCCCACAGTCCAGCAGCGCACTCGCGCGCCGTCTCGACGAAATCGCCCATCAGCTGGACTCAATTCAAAGGCGCCTGGATCAAAGCCCGAACCTGCGTCGACAAACACGCTCCCAAAGCCAAGACAACAACGCCGCTTCATCGCACGGAAATGATAACGGCCCCTGCTACTACCATCGCCGCTTCGGGGACAAAGCCCTGAAATGTCAACCACCTTGCTCAGCTGGACGTCAGGGAAACTTCAACGGCAACCCGTAG